In Ensifer canadensis, a genomic segment contains:
- a CDS encoding magnesium transporter CorA family protein, with protein MITGYCSNGETVTLSVADELVALRPDIVWVDLVEPSKAEDLMMEKLLGISIPTRDDLKDIEPSSRLYTEADAVFMTASLVYRSETDIPDLTDVAFILHGGRLVTIRYAEPRAFALFKAAMHRIPGGCPNGVVMLTRLLETIADRTAEILEQAVGKIDDLSLQVFGDKAVVKRRPPHFLEARLRDVAGHHRLVAKTRDSLASLSRLLTFVYTVPEVQADKDSRELCRSISRDIQTLSEHASFISGNITFLLDASLGLINVEQNAIIKIFSIASVVLLPPTLVASVYGMNFRVMPELEWPLGYPWALAAMVISAVIPFFFFRWKGWL; from the coding sequence ATGATCACGGGCTATTGCTCCAACGGTGAGACTGTCACCCTGTCGGTGGCGGATGAGCTCGTTGCCCTGCGGCCAGATATCGTTTGGGTCGACCTCGTCGAGCCGAGCAAGGCCGAGGATCTGATGATGGAGAAGCTTCTGGGCATCTCGATCCCGACACGCGACGACCTGAAGGACATCGAGCCGTCGAGCCGGCTCTATACCGAGGCCGATGCCGTGTTCATGACGGCGTCGCTGGTCTATCGTTCGGAAACCGATATTCCCGATCTCACCGACGTTGCCTTCATCCTGCATGGCGGGCGTCTTGTGACCATTCGCTACGCCGAACCGCGTGCCTTCGCCCTCTTCAAGGCGGCAATGCATCGGATTCCGGGCGGCTGTCCGAACGGTGTGGTGATGCTGACCCGGTTGCTCGAAACGATTGCCGACCGCACTGCCGAAATTCTCGAGCAGGCCGTGGGCAAGATCGACGATCTGTCGCTGCAGGTCTTTGGCGACAAGGCAGTCGTCAAACGTCGTCCGCCGCATTTTCTGGAAGCGCGCCTGCGCGATGTCGCCGGCCATCACCGGCTGGTCGCCAAGACCCGCGATAGCCTCGCGTCGCTCTCGCGCCTGTTGACCTTCGTCTACACCGTTCCCGAGGTCCAGGCGGACAAGGACAGCCGCGAACTTTGCCGCTCGATCTCGCGCGACATCCAGACATTGTCGGAACATGCGTCGTTCATCTCCGGCAACATCACCTTCCTGCTCGACGCCTCTCTCGGCCTCATCAATGTCGAGCAGAATGCCATCATCAAGATTTTCTCGATCGCTTCGGTGGTATTGTTGCCGCCGACGCTGGTCGCTTCCGTCTACGGCATGAACTTTCGCGTCATGCCGGAACTCGAATGGCCGCTCGGCTATCCCTGGGCGCTGGCTGCCATGGTGATATCCGCCGTGATACCGTTTTTCTTCTTTCGCTGGAAAGGCTGGCTGTAA
- a CDS encoding helix-turn-helix transcriptional regulator produces MIDFSANMASLMLPDGRSVRGPICCEDDIRRVIGQVAEAYGFRGFLVLAVPDTGCNSLEDNAIMTTYPVEFLKGYDSAGLINGSPVIQRLRRSTIPFTYDAHQLARRRADGKGDAAICVFEQAGMPRGIYLPVHDAGGHRAAIAFGGDRPVVSNDEMQELNLWAGILFSKLAEVRERGRRGSGSLSRREVECLRWAAAGKTTSEMARILALSEYTVNHYLNRATRKLDSVNRVQTVVKAMRAGLIN; encoded by the coding sequence ATGATAGATTTCAGCGCGAATATGGCGTCATTGATGCTTCCTGACGGACGGTCCGTGAGGGGGCCGATTTGTTGCGAGGACGATATCAGACGGGTGATCGGCCAGGTTGCGGAGGCCTACGGCTTCCGTGGTTTCCTTGTGCTCGCCGTTCCGGATACCGGCTGTAACAGCCTTGAGGACAACGCCATCATGACGACCTATCCGGTCGAGTTCCTGAAAGGCTACGACAGCGCTGGCCTGATCAATGGCAGCCCTGTGATCCAGCGTCTGCGCCGCAGCACCATACCGTTTACCTATGATGCCCATCAACTGGCGCGCCGCCGCGCCGATGGCAAGGGCGACGCGGCCATCTGCGTCTTTGAGCAGGCGGGCATGCCGCGCGGCATCTATCTGCCGGTGCACGACGCTGGCGGCCACCGGGCTGCGATTGCCTTTGGCGGCGACCGCCCTGTGGTGTCGAACGACGAGATGCAGGAACTCAATCTGTGGGCCGGTATTCTGTTCAGCAAGCTGGCCGAGGTGCGTGAGCGCGGGCGACGCGGCTCGGGAAGCCTGTCGCGCCGCGAGGTCGAATGCCTGCGCTGGGCCGCCGCCGGCAAGACCACGAGCGAGATGGCGCGCATCCTGGCGCTATCGGAGTATACGGTGAACCACTATCTCAACCGGGCGACGCGAAAGCTGGATTCGGTCAATCGCGTGCAAACGGTCGTCAAGGCCATGCGTGCCGGTTTGATCAACTGA
- a CDS encoding F0F1 ATP synthase subunit A: MSNDPTHQFLVNKIVPIEIGGIDFSFTNASLFMVATVGAAAGFLYLTTSQRGLIPTRMQSVSEMSYEFIASMLREGAGSGGMKFFPMVFSLFMFILTANLLGMFPYFFTITSQIIVTFALALFVIGTVLFYGFYKHGFGFLKLFVPHGVPGILLPLVVSIEIISFLSRPISLSVRLFANMLAGHITLKVFAGFVTSLSALGALGIGGAILPLIMTVAITGLEFLVCFLQAYVFAVLTCMYLNDAVHPGSH, translated from the coding sequence GTGTCAAACGATCCGACCCACCAGTTCCTGGTCAACAAGATTGTCCCGATCGAAATTGGCGGAATTGACTTTTCCTTCACCAATGCGTCGCTGTTCATGGTTGCGACCGTGGGTGCCGCTGCCGGTTTCCTTTATCTGACCACATCGCAGCGCGGGCTGATCCCGACGCGCATGCAGTCGGTTTCGGAAATGTCCTATGAATTCATCGCTTCGATGCTGCGCGAAGGCGCTGGCAGCGGCGGCATGAAGTTCTTCCCGATGGTTTTCTCGCTGTTCATGTTCATCCTGACGGCGAACCTGCTCGGCATGTTCCCTTACTTCTTCACCATCACCAGCCAGATCATCGTCACCTTCGCCTTGGCGCTGTTCGTCATCGGCACGGTGCTGTTTTATGGTTTCTACAAGCATGGCTTCGGCTTCCTGAAGCTCTTCGTGCCTCACGGCGTGCCGGGCATCCTGTTGCCGCTGGTCGTGTCGATCGAAATCATCTCGTTCCTTTCCCGTCCCATCAGCCTTTCGGTCCGTCTCTTCGCCAACATGTTGGCCGGCCACATCACGCTGAAGGTTTTCGCTGGCTTCGTCACCTCCCTGAGCGCCCTTGGCGCGCTCGGCATCGGTGGTGCGATCCTGCCGCTCATCATGACCGTCGCTATCACCGGTCTTGAATTCCTCGTCTGCTTCCTCCAGGCCTATGTCTTCGCGGTACTGACCTGCATGTACCTCAACGACGCTGTCCATCCCGGAAGCCACTAA
- a CDS encoding cell wall hydrolase codes for MRKSSKLRRESRVNFSAWLAPALIGLAVYIGFPTVAAYSDLATFLSGINRGGERWRMYMTPSPAGSIHEVEMVFADPITTGALDGGAGIDLPDGSRVALTAESKHAGTPDEDRVNRKGKKGRIVAVTPVTPPKDFTAGSILQRTSSLTEPGFEGAEKMVFANPKIKGKEIEIATAFYKKKPPKTDPGVSPMLAKLVTNDKPDILATAYVRPEPDYARESPFDSILREDKNAGRFIPDISPEDHAWAATPLPAGVFSKEEQTCLAEGIYFEARSEPLKGQAAVAQVILNRVRNPTYPKTICGVVYQNKAWRNRCQFSFACDMIRDLIYSRSHWKEAKEVAMAVTAGKIWLPEVGSATHYHATYVNPAWAKTMKRVGKIGLHVFYRTYGGGWS; via the coding sequence GTGCGTAAGAGTAGCAAACTGCGTCGCGAATCTCGTGTTAACTTCTCCGCCTGGCTGGCTCCGGCACTCATTGGCCTTGCGGTGTATATCGGTTTCCCCACGGTCGCAGCCTATTCCGACCTTGCGACCTTCCTGTCCGGTATCAATCGTGGCGGTGAGCGCTGGCGGATGTACATGACGCCGTCGCCAGCGGGATCGATCCACGAAGTCGAGATGGTCTTTGCCGATCCGATCACGACGGGCGCGCTCGATGGCGGCGCCGGTATCGATCTTCCCGATGGCAGCCGCGTCGCTCTGACCGCAGAAAGCAAGCACGCCGGCACGCCGGATGAAGACCGCGTCAACCGCAAGGGCAAGAAGGGCCGTATCGTCGCCGTCACCCCTGTCACCCCACCCAAGGATTTTACCGCCGGTTCGATCCTGCAGCGCACGAGTTCGCTGACGGAGCCCGGCTTCGAGGGCGCCGAAAAAATGGTCTTCGCCAATCCGAAGATCAAAGGCAAGGAGATCGAGATCGCCACGGCCTTCTACAAGAAGAAGCCGCCGAAGACGGATCCCGGCGTCTCGCCGATGCTGGCCAAGCTTGTCACCAACGACAAGCCCGACATTCTTGCGACTGCCTATGTCCGGCCCGAGCCGGACTATGCGCGTGAATCGCCCTTCGATTCGATCCTGCGCGAGGACAAGAATGCCGGACGTTTCATTCCCGATATCTCTCCCGAGGACCACGCCTGGGCCGCGACCCCGCTACCGGCGGGCGTCTTCAGCAAGGAAGAGCAGACATGCCTCGCCGAAGGCATCTACTTCGAAGCGCGCAGCGAACCGCTGAAAGGCCAGGCGGCCGTCGCACAGGTGATTCTCAACCGGGTGCGCAATCCGACCTATCCGAAGACGATCTGCGGCGTCGTCTATCAGAACAAGGCATGGCGCAATCGCTGCCAGTTCTCATTCGCCTGCGACATGATCCGCGATTTGATCTATTCCCGCTCGCACTGGAAGGAAGCAAAGGAAGTTGCCATGGCGGTCACCGCCGGCAAGATCTGGCTGCCCGAAGTCGGCTCAGCAACACATTATCACGCAACCTATGTAAACCCGGCCTGGGCAAAGACGATGAAGCGTGTCGGCAAGATCGGCCTGCACGTCTTCTACCGGACCTACGGCGGCGGCTGGAGCTGA
- a CDS encoding AtpZ/AtpI family protein — translation MTEKPEESLEARLKQLGEKIESKRPSEPDGAEARAAESRKGYAAAMKLSSEFIAGNVVGAFLGYLLDHFAGTGPWGMIIFLLLGFCAGVLNVLRSAGMVATLDSVKRSSGNDKTDGDDA, via the coding sequence GTGACGGAGAAACCCGAAGAAAGTCTGGAAGCAAGGCTGAAGCAGCTCGGCGAAAAGATTGAGTCCAAGCGACCCAGTGAGCCGGATGGTGCTGAAGCCCGAGCCGCTGAAAGCCGCAAAGGCTATGCGGCGGCAATGAAGCTCTCCAGCGAGTTCATCGCTGGCAACGTGGTTGGGGCGTTTCTGGGCTATCTTTTGGACCACTTTGCGGGTACAGGGCCGTGGGGCATGATCATTTTCCTGCTCCTTGGCTTTTGCGCCGGTGTGTTGAATGTACTGCGTTCGGCGGGGATGGTGGCGACACTCGACTCGGTCAAGCGCAGTTCTGGGAATGACAAGACGGACGGAGATGACGCCTGA
- the apbC gene encoding iron-sulfur cluster carrier protein ApbC: MPEVTRDVVLDKLRTVRGPDMEGNIVELGLVSDVFISDGKAYFSITVPADRAKELEPMRAAAERVVREIPGISAAMVALTADRKAAPAAAPVQRPQPAGAHAGHAHGQRPAGGAPAKAGIPGVGAIIAVASGKGGVGKSTTSVNLALALKANGLKVGLLDADIYGPSMPRLLKISGRPQQIEGRMIRPMENYGLKVMSMGFLVDEEVAMIWRGPMIQSALLQMLREVAWGDLDVLVVDMPPGTGDAQLTMAQQVPLAGAVIVSTPQDLALIDARKGLAMFRKVEVPVLGIIENMSYFVAPDTGKRYDIFGHGGARKEAERIGVPFLGEVPLTMGIRETSDAGTPLVVSDADGEIARIYRDIATKVWAEVLAARDDKSRAMPSIVFE; this comes from the coding sequence ATGCCGGAAGTCACCAGAGACGTGGTTCTTGATAAGCTGCGAACGGTCCGCGGACCGGACATGGAAGGCAACATCGTCGAGCTTGGGCTCGTGTCGGATGTCTTCATTTCGGATGGCAAGGCCTATTTCTCGATCACCGTTCCGGCCGATCGGGCCAAGGAACTGGAGCCGATGCGCGCAGCCGCAGAGCGCGTGGTGCGGGAAATCCCGGGAATCAGCGCGGCGATGGTCGCTCTGACGGCCGACCGCAAGGCAGCACCAGCGGCAGCCCCGGTACAGCGTCCGCAACCGGCCGGCGCCCATGCCGGTCATGCCCATGGCCAGCGTCCGGCCGGCGGCGCGCCCGCCAAGGCAGGCATTCCCGGCGTTGGCGCAATCATCGCCGTCGCCTCCGGCAAGGGCGGCGTCGGCAAATCCACCACATCGGTCAATCTGGCGCTGGCGCTGAAGGCCAACGGCCTGAAAGTCGGCCTGCTCGACGCCGACATCTATGGCCCGTCGATGCCGCGCCTCCTGAAGATTTCCGGCCGGCCGCAGCAGATCGAGGGCCGGATGATCCGCCCGATGGAAAACTACGGCCTCAAGGTCATGTCCATGGGCTTCCTCGTTGACGAGGAAGTGGCGATGATCTGGCGCGGCCCGATGATCCAGTCGGCGCTGTTGCAGATGCTGCGCGAAGTCGCCTGGGGTGATCTCGATGTGCTGGTTGTCGATATGCCGCCAGGCACCGGCGACGCGCAATTGACCATGGCACAGCAAGTTCCACTCGCCGGCGCGGTGATCGTCTCGACGCCGCAGGACCTGGCGCTCATCGATGCCCGAAAAGGGCTGGCGATGTTCCGCAAGGTTGAAGTGCCGGTGCTCGGCATCATCGAGAACATGAGCTATTTCGTCGCGCCGGACACCGGCAAGCGCTACGACATTTTCGGCCATGGCGGCGCGCGCAAGGAGGCCGAGCGCATCGGCGTACCCTTCCTCGGCGAAGTGCCGTTGACCATGGGCATCCGCGAAACATCCGATGCGGGCACGCCTCTGGTCGTTTCCGATGCAGACGGCGAGATCGCCCGCATCTATCGCGACATCGCGACCAAGGTCTGGGCTGAGGTTTTGGCTGCCCGCGACGACAAGAGCCGTGCAATGCCGAGCATCGTCTTCGAATAG
- a CDS encoding F0F1 ATP synthase subunit B yields MFVTAAYAQQSTTTEGAEAHDAAAAGEVHTETGVAHEGEAGSGVFPPFDSTHFASQLLWLAITFGLFYLLMSKVIIPRIGGILETRHDRIAQDLDEASRLKGEADAAIASYEQDLATAKAKGHQIADGAREAAKSKAVADRNAVEADLSKKIAAAEDRIADIKAKALADVGAIAEETATAVVKQLIGGTVTKAEIVAAVKASAVN; encoded by the coding sequence ATGTTTGTGACCGCGGCCTATGCCCAGCAGTCAACCACCACTGAAGGCGCCGAAGCACACGATGCCGCTGCGGCCGGTGAGGTGCACACCGAAACGGGTGTGGCCCACGAAGGCGAGGCTGGCTCCGGCGTGTTCCCGCCCTTTGATTCGACCCATTTCGCATCGCAGCTGCTCTGGCTCGCGATCACGTTTGGCCTCTTCTATCTCTTGATGTCGAAGGTCATCATTCCGCGCATCGGCGGAATTCTTGAAACCCGTCACGACCGCATCGCTCAGGATCTCGACGAAGCGTCGCGCCTGAAGGGCGAAGCTGACGCTGCCATCGCATCCTATGAGCAGGATTTGGCAACTGCCAAGGCCAAGGGTCATCAGATTGCAGACGGCGCGCGCGAAGCTGCCAAGTCCAAGGCTGTCGCCGACCGCAACGCTGTCGAAGCCGATCTTTCCAAGAAGATCGCCGCTGCGGAAGACCGCATCGCCGACATCAAGGCCAAGGCACTCGCAGACGTCGGCGCTATCGCCGAGGAAACTGCAACGGCCGTCGTCAAGCAGCTCATTGGTGGCACCGTCACCAAGGCTGAGATCGTCGCTGCCGTCAAGGCATCGGCCGTTAACTGA
- a CDS encoding potassium transporter Kup, with protein MTQSHAPSTQGSKDLRRLLVLGLGSIGVVYGDIGTSPLYAFREALRPVSHDGVTDVEIIGLISLMIWTLTIIVTIKYVLFLLRADNQGEGGTLSLLALLMKTGNGHTAILFFMGIAGAALFIGDAMITPALSVLSAVEGLKLVTPALSDYVVPIAVVILLLMFAVQSKGTAAVSNFFGPITLVWFLVMGGIGLVHISDDLSIFKAFNPYYAVSFMFNEGYVGIIVLGAVFLTVTGAEALYADLGHFGRRPIQWAWFLVVFPALTLNYLGQGAFILKNPEAMSDPFFLMFPKWALLPVVILATFATIIASQAVITGAFSLTRQAIHLGFLPRMAIFHTSETHTGQIYLPNVNTLLMFGVMALVFVFGSSESLATAYGISVTGAIVVTTVLSFEFLRARWNWSALWAGAVLLPLFALEFVFLGANMLKIHDGGYVPVLIAATFIVIMWTWKRGTEILHAKTRHIDIPLASFVKSIERKSEHAPVSVPGTAVFLTSDPESTPAALLHNIKHNHVLHQQNFILTIRTANTPKVPKAERVSVQPLSERFTLLEMRFGFMETQNVSQALGLFRKSGLKFDIMSTSFYLGRRKLVPDAQSGMPHWQDRLFIALANAAIDPSDYFRLPTNRVVELGSHVII; from the coding sequence ATGACCCAATCGCATGCCCCTTCCACACAAGGGTCGAAAGACCTGCGCCGGCTGCTCGTCCTCGGCCTCGGCTCCATCGGCGTCGTCTATGGCGATATCGGCACCAGCCCGCTCTACGCGTTTCGCGAAGCGCTGCGCCCGGTGTCCCACGACGGCGTCACCGATGTCGAAATCATCGGCCTGATCTCGCTGATGATCTGGACGCTGACGATCATCGTCACGATCAAATATGTGCTGTTTCTGCTGCGCGCCGACAACCAGGGGGAGGGCGGCACGCTCTCGCTGCTGGCGCTGCTGATGAAAACGGGGAATGGCCACACGGCCATCCTGTTCTTCATGGGCATTGCCGGTGCCGCGCTGTTCATCGGCGATGCGATGATCACGCCGGCTCTGTCAGTGCTTTCGGCCGTCGAGGGCTTGAAACTCGTGACCCCGGCGCTGTCGGACTATGTCGTTCCCATTGCCGTGGTCATCCTGCTCTTGATGTTTGCCGTGCAGTCCAAGGGCACGGCCGCGGTCTCCAACTTCTTCGGCCCGATCACGCTCGTCTGGTTCCTGGTCATGGGTGGCATCGGCCTTGTCCACATTTCCGACGACCTGTCGATCTTCAAGGCTTTCAATCCTTATTATGCCGTCAGCTTCATGTTCAATGAGGGCTATGTCGGCATCATCGTGCTCGGCGCCGTGTTCCTGACGGTGACCGGCGCAGAGGCGCTCTATGCGGACCTTGGCCATTTCGGCCGCCGGCCCATCCAGTGGGCATGGTTCCTGGTCGTCTTTCCGGCGCTGACGCTCAACTATCTCGGCCAGGGCGCGTTCATCCTGAAGAACCCCGAGGCGATGTCGGACCCGTTCTTCCTGATGTTCCCGAAATGGGCGCTGCTGCCGGTGGTCATCCTGGCGACGTTCGCGACGATCATTGCCAGCCAGGCGGTGATAACGGGCGCATTCTCATTGACGCGGCAGGCGATCCACCTCGGCTTCCTGCCGCGCATGGCGATCTTCCACACGTCGGAGACACACACGGGGCAGATCTATCTGCCCAACGTCAACACGCTGCTGATGTTCGGCGTCATGGCGCTGGTCTTCGTCTTCGGCTCGTCGGAATCGCTCGCCACCGCCTATGGCATCTCGGTCACCGGCGCGATAGTGGTCACGACAGTTCTCTCCTTCGAGTTCCTGCGTGCGCGCTGGAACTGGTCGGCGCTCTGGGCCGGCGCCGTGCTGCTGCCGCTGTTCGCGCTGGAATTCGTCTTCCTCGGCGCCAACATGCTGAAGATCCATGACGGCGGCTACGTGCCGGTGCTGATCGCCGCGACCTTCATCGTGATCATGTGGACCTGGAAACGCGGCACGGAAATTCTCCATGCCAAGACCCGCCATATCGACATTCCGCTGGCAAGCTTCGTCAAGTCGATCGAGCGCAAGAGCGAACATGCGCCGGTTTCGGTGCCCGGCACAGCGGTGTTCCTGACGAGCGACCCGGAATCGACGCCCGCGGCCCTGCTGCACAACATCAAGCACAATCACGTGCTGCATCAGCAGAATTTCATCCTGACGATCCGCACCGCCAATACGCCGAAAGTGCCAAAGGCCGAACGCGTCAGCGTGCAGCCGCTTTCCGAACGCTTCACCCTGCTCGAAATGCGCTTCGGTTTCATGGAGACGCAAAACGTCTCGCAGGCGCTGGGGCTCTTCCGCAAGTCGGGGCTGAAGTTCGACATCATGTCGACGTCGTTCTATCTCGGACGGCGCAAGCTGGTACCGGACGCCCAGTCCGGCATGCCGCATTGGCAGGACCGCCTGTTCATCGCGCTCGCCAATGCCGCGATCGACCCTTCCGACTACTTCCGCCTGCCGACCAACCGCGTCGTCGAACTCGGCTCGCACGTCATCATCTGA
- a CDS encoding F0F1 ATP synthase subunit B, whose translation MHLDATFYALVGLILFFVLIAYLKVPGMIGKALDGRADKIGNELAEAKRLREEAQALVAEYQRKRKDAEAEAAGIVAAAQREAEMLTAEAKQKTEEFVTRRTALSEQKIKQAESDAINAVRSAAVDLAISAAEKIVAAKADAGAQSELFKKALGEVKSRLN comes from the coding sequence ATGCATCTTGATGCGACCTTCTATGCCCTCGTCGGCTTGATCCTGTTCTTCGTCCTGATTGCCTACCTCAAGGTTCCGGGCATGATCGGCAAGGCGCTCGACGGACGCGCCGACAAGATCGGCAACGAACTGGCGGAAGCCAAGCGCCTGCGCGAAGAAGCCCAGGCCCTCGTTGCCGAATACCAGCGCAAGCGCAAGGATGCCGAAGCGGAAGCTGCCGGTATCGTTGCCGCTGCCCAGCGCGAAGCAGAAATGCTGACCGCCGAAGCCAAGCAGAAGACGGAAGAATTCGTCACCCGCCGGACCGCGCTGTCGGAACAGAAGATCAAGCAGGCCGAAAGCGACGCGATCAACGCCGTTCGTTCGGCTGCCGTCGATCTGGCCATCAGCGCTGCCGAAAAGATTGTTGCTGCCAAGGCTGACGCCGGCGCCCAGAGCGAGCTGTTCAAGAAGGCACTTGGCGAAGTCAAGTCGCGCCTGAACTAA
- a CDS encoding ribonuclease HII: MSHRRSTDSPLFPDIILAPDFSFELAARRDGAWPVAGADEAGRGPLAGPVVAAAVILDPDAIPEGLNDSKKLSAAERERLFDEILATATVSIASSSATTIDTIDIRKASLEAMRRAVDGLSLTARFVLVDGRDVPPGLGCHAKAVVKGDARSLSIAAASIVAKVTRDRMMERADVAHPGYGFAAHAGYATVVHRKAIDAKGPCPLHRMSFRPLRKD; encoded by the coding sequence ATGTCACATCGCAGATCGACCGATTCTCCCCTTTTCCCGGATATTATCCTTGCGCCCGATTTCAGCTTTGAACTGGCTGCCAGAAGGGACGGCGCCTGGCCGGTCGCTGGCGCCGACGAGGCCGGCCGAGGGCCGCTTGCCGGACCCGTCGTTGCCGCCGCGGTCATCCTCGACCCGGATGCCATCCCCGAAGGCCTGAACGACAGCAAAAAATTGAGCGCCGCTGAGCGCGAACGGCTGTTCGATGAGATCCTGGCAACCGCCACCGTTTCCATCGCCTCTTCCTCGGCCACCACGATCGATACCATCGATATCCGCAAGGCAAGCCTCGAGGCGATGCGACGGGCCGTCGACGGCCTGTCCCTGACCGCGCGTTTCGTGCTGGTCGATGGCCGCGATGTTCCGCCCGGTCTTGGCTGTCACGCCAAGGCGGTGGTCAAGGGCGACGCCCGCTCGCTCTCGATCGCCGCGGCATCGATCGTTGCCAAGGTGACGCGCGACCGGATGATGGAACGGGCCGATGTCGCTCACCCCGGCTACGGCTTTGCGGCTCATGCCGGCTACGCGACAGTGGTGCATCGCAAGGCAATCGATGCCAAGGGCCCCTGCCCGCTGCATCGCATGAGCTTCCGTCCGCTGCGCAAGGATTGA
- a CDS encoding helix-turn-helix transcriptional regulator, which yields MQDTMTTGTTDADLPRGGDFASEIAKLETQFDIIRYMRRITQMFGFKTFLICSIPSIDVERLAATTVISNMPAELLNKYDSLSMLRFSTGVKRLRETTTPFQVTLDAWEGEGGKPDSAREYIAMLRENAIFQASYFPVHDAEGGRGAVILMGPEAELPMTVIMELQMIAIHVYNRLAEIGSVWKNSSASLSEREIQCLSWTAAGKTSAEIAGILGLSEHTVNHYLNHVTKKLDAVNRTQAVVKAMKKGYIS from the coding sequence ATGCAGGATACGATGACCACCGGGACGACTGACGCAGATCTGCCCCGGGGCGGTGATTTCGCGTCCGAGATCGCAAAACTGGAGACCCAGTTCGACATCATCCGCTATATGCGGCGGATCACGCAGATGTTCGGCTTCAAAACCTTTCTCATCTGTTCGATCCCTTCCATTGATGTCGAGCGCCTGGCGGCAACCACGGTCATTTCCAATATGCCGGCAGAGCTGCTCAACAAATATGACAGCCTGTCGATGCTGCGCTTCAGCACCGGCGTCAAGCGGCTGCGGGAAACGACGACGCCGTTCCAGGTGACGCTCGATGCCTGGGAAGGCGAGGGCGGCAAGCCCGATTCAGCCCGGGAATACATTGCGATGCTGCGCGAGAACGCCATCTTCCAGGCCAGCTACTTCCCGGTGCATGACGCCGAAGGCGGCCGTGGCGCCGTCATCCTGATGGGGCCGGAAGCCGAACTGCCGATGACGGTGATCATGGAACTGCAGATGATCGCGATCCATGTCTACAACCGGTTGGCCGAGATCGGTTCCGTGTGGAAGAACAGCAGTGCGTCGCTGTCCGAGCGCGAGATCCAGTGCCTGAGCTGGACGGCGGCGGGAAAGACCAGCGCCGAGATTGCCGGCATTCTCGGCCTCTCCGAGCACACGGTGAACCACTACCTCAACCACGTCACCAAGAAGCTCGACGCGGTGAACCGGACGCAGGCCGTCGTCAAGGCGATGAAGAAGGGCTACATCAGCTAG
- a CDS encoding F0F1 ATP synthase subunit C translates to MEAEAAKYIGAGLACLGMAGTALGLGNIFGSYLSGALRNPSAADGQFGRLVFGFAVTEALGIFSLLVALLLLFAV, encoded by the coding sequence ATGGAAGCGGAAGCAGCAAAGTACATCGGCGCAGGTCTGGCTTGCCTCGGTATGGCCGGCACGGCTCTCGGCCTCGGCAACATCTTCGGCAGCTACCTCTCTGGCGCGCTGCGCAACCCGTCGGCTGCTGACGGCCAGTTCGGCCGCCTCGTATTCGGCTTCGCCGTTACGGAAGCTCTGGGCATCTTCTCGCTGCTCGTAGCCCTGCTCCTCCTCTTCGCCGTCTAA